The genomic stretch GACGCAGTGCTCGGCGGCGCAGCCTGGCACCGCCGTTCGATCGCCGCCGGTTACTCGTTTCTCGCTCACGCCTTCGTGCACGAACAGATCGAGTTGGACACCGCAGGCGGCGCGGCACCCGAGATGCGCGTGACGACGATTCCGCATGGACCATACGCGTTCCGGACCGTCACTCCCTCCCGCGAAGAGGCACGGCGACGCCTTCAGTTGCCCGCGCATGCGCCCGTGGTCCTCGCCTTCGGACACATCCGCGACAACAAGAACCTCGATCTCGTCGTCCGCGCGTTGGCGCACGTCCCGGAAGTCCACCTGCTCGTCGCAGGCAGTGAACTCTCCTCCGGCCAGAAACCCGCCTCGCACTACCGCGAGCTCGCCGCCTCGTGCGGCGTAGCGGATCGCTGTCACTGGCACGTCCGCTTCGTCACCGAAGAAGAGACCGGTGTCTTCTTCGCCGCAGCCGACCATCTCGCGCTCACCTACGGCTCGAGTTTCCGGTCCGCCAGCGGCGTGCTGAGTGCTTCGGCGCAGTTCCGGATACCGTGCCTAGCCAGTTCCGGACCGAGCCCATTGCGCTCGCTCGTGCGGAAGTATCGGCTCGGCGTCTGGGTGGAACCGGACGACGCCGACGCCGTGACGCGAGGACTGCGCGCATTGGTCTCCGAACCGCCTCGACCACTGTGGGATGACTTCGTCCGAGAGAACTCTTGGGAGGAAAACGCTCGGATCGTCGTGCAGACCCTCTTCAATCCCGACGTGCGATGAACCCGCCTGCTCCTGCCCCGTTGCCACGAAGCGAACCGCCCCGAAGCGGCGACGCTGGCGGTATGGCGCGTGTGTGGGCCGGCGCGTGTTTGGCTTATGGATACAACGCCTTCGTCGGTCGTTTCCCTTCGCGTCACCTGCGGCGAGCCTACCTCCGGCGTTACCTTCTCGGTTTCGGTCGGGGCTCTTCGGTCCAACTCGGGGTCCGCCTGCTGAACGGAAGGAAGGTGACCGTGGGTGCGAACACCGTACTGAATTTCGGCACCTTGATCGACGGACGTCGCTTCCCCGTCGTGATCGGCGACAACGTCTCCATCGGTCCCGAAGCGACAGTGCTCACGCTCGGCCACGATCCGCAGTCCGCGACGTTCGCCGATCGCGGCGGAGCCGTGCACATCGGCTCGCGCGCTTGGGTCGCCTACCGCGCGATCATCCTGCCGGGAGTTCAGATCGGCGAAGGTGCCGTGGTCGCGGCGGGCGCGGTCGTGAATCGCGACGTCGAACCGTTCACGATCGTCGCCGGAAGTCCCGCCCGCAAGGTCGGCGAGCGCAACCGCGATCTCACCTACACGCTCTCGTTCGACCCGTTACTCCTCTGATGCACGGTGTCGCCGACAGCTCCACGAGAAATGCGATCGCGACGCCTACGTCGCTACGCATCGCGTTCATCGTTCCGGAGGATCGACGGACGGGGACGTACTTTCGATTCCACAACTTGGCCATCGCCCTCCGACGCCTTGGCCACGAGGTGCACGTCTATTCGCAGACCAACGAAAACCACCTGCGCACGACGCACGCCGAGCGCGACGGCGTTCCTTACCACTTCTGCCCGACCGTCGGCGGCAACAGACTCGTGATCAGCCCGGTGAACCCCGGAAACATCGCCCGTCGTCTCGTCGCAGGAGTCGCTCCGGCGGACGTCTATCACCTGTTTCAGCCCTACCCTTCGGGTGCCCTCCCGTGGCTGGGCCTCCTCGCCCGCCGCGACGGCGTCTTCGCCTACGACTGGGACGACTACTGGATGAACGACGAGTTCGGCCTGAAGCATCCGAAAGGACTCAATCGTCGTGTAACCGCTTTGTGGGTACGCTTCCTCGAAACCTACCTTCCCGGTCGTTGCGACCTCCTCACCACTCTCAGCCACAACATCGCGGCGCTCGCGCATCGCTTGCTCTGCGTGCGATCCGAGATCGTCTACAACGGCGTGTGGCGCGAGCCGCCGCTCGACCGTCTCGAGGCGCGCGACCGATTGGGCCTCGTGCGCGACGCGACCTACGCCGGCATGATGGGATGGAGCGGCGAAGCCGACTGGGCTATGGACGGGCTCGACGCCTGCCTCGATCGCTTTCCGAAACTCCGGTTGGCTTGGTGCGGCAAGGATTGCTCCGAACTCGTCCGCCGCTACCCACGGGCCGTGGGACGCGTCGACGTCCTCGGCTATCTGAACGAAGAGCGACTCGCAGCATTCAAGGCGTCCATGGACCTCGGTCTGATACCGATGGCCGACACGGCGTTCAACCAGTACCGTCTCCCGTTCAAGTTGACCGATTTCCTTTCCGCGGGAAGTCGGGTGCTGGCGAGCGATGTCGGCGAGACCGCGATCGTCGGACGCGATCTTCCGGGAGTCCTCCTTTGTCGACCGGACCGCGCTGGTTGGATCGACGCCTTCGGCGCGACGATCGGCGACCTTTCGCACGAGAAGACCGCACCGCGCATCGATCGCGAACGACTCTTGGAGTCCTTCGAATGGACGCGCATCGCCGTGCGACTCGCAAACGCCTACGCGAGCGTGCGCACACGACTCGCCTCCGCTGCATGAATCGGCCCCTTCGTCGACAAACATGAAGACCGCTTTCGTAACGACCTACGACGCCCGCGACGTGCATCATTGGTCCGGTCTGGGCTACTTCATCGCACATGCACTCGAGAACGCCGGGCTGGAACTCGACTACGTCGGTCCGCTCGACGAAGCGAAGACGACGCGTCTGCTCCTCAAGTCCAAAGGTCTTTGGTACAACCGCATTCGCCGCACCCGTTACTTTCGCGCTCACGACCGCGTTCTCGCGCGACGCTTCGCCGCACTCGTCGATCGAGCGCTGGCAGCACGTCCACAGGCCGAAGTGATCTTCAGTCCGGGCACCGTCCCCGTCGCTTTCGTGCGCGATCCGCGCCCTCTCGCGATGTGGTCCGATGCCACCCACGCGCGCGTCTTCGACTACTATCGTGAATACTCCGGCCTGTGCCGCGAGAACCGGCGAGACGGTCACCACATCGAACAGTCGGCGCTCGATCGCGCAGCCGCAGCGATGTTCTGCTCGGAGTGGGCGGCCTCGAGCGCGCGCGAGGACTACGGCATTCCCACGCCGCGCGTGCACGTCGTGCCGTTCGGCGCCAACGTCGAAAACGCTCCGACCGATTCGGACGTCGACGCGTTCCTCGCCGACCGCCCCAAGGACACGTGCCGACTGCTCTTCATCGGCGTGGACTGGGCCCGCAAAGGCGGTCCACTCGCCGTCGAAGTCGCGCAACGTCTGATCGCCGCGGGGATTCCGACCGAACTCACCGTCGCGGGTTGTGATCCGTATCCGGACGGTGGAGCGCCCGAATTCGTGCGCGTCGAAGGCTTCTTGAGCAAAGCCAGCGCTTCGGGCCGACAACACTTGCGCACGCTTCTTTCGGAACATCACTTCCTGATCCTCCCGTCCGAGGCGGAGTGTTACGGTCTCGTCTATTGCGAGGCGAACTGCTTTGGCATGCCGTGTCTGGCACGCCGCACGGGGGGCGTACCCACCATCGTCCGCGACGGCGAAAACGGACAATTGTTCGACATCGCCGAAGGCGCCGAGGCCTACGCGGACTTCGTTCGTGGCGTGTTCTCCGACTACCCTCGCTACGAACGCATGGCCCGCGACGCGCGACGCCATTACCTCGAGCGTCTCAATTGGGACGTCGCCGGTCGCACCGCGGCGGACATCCTCCGGGCGTGTCGCAACTCCAACCCCATGCGCCCATGAGCGACACCGACATCTACATGCAGTGGGCCGTGGCGATCGGCGTGGGACTGTTCATGGTCTGGCGTGGACAGATGACGCTCTTCCACCCGTCGGCGGTGTATCTGGCGTTTCACGTCATTGTTTTCTGCATACGCCCGACGATGGTGCACTTCTTCGACTTCGACTTCGTGTTTCGATACATGCAGTTGCAGCCGAAGTCGGCCGACATGCAGCTCGCGCTCCACTTGAGTTCGGCCGGACTCGTGACGCTCGTGGGTGCATTCACGTTGGCTTCCGCGGGTGCGCAACCACTGCGTTTCGGCAAGAAACGCGAACTCAACGAGCACGATCGCCGCGCGTTCTTCGTGATGGCGGCGATCTTCGGACCGGCCGGCATCTACTCGGTCGTAGCGGCACGCCCGAAGGGGGAGATGATCGACGGCGTGTTCGTCATGACCGGCACGAGCGGTTACGTGAACGACCTGCAGAACGTCTTGATCCCGGTCTGTATCTCGCTCGTGCTCGTGTTCCGTTGGCGCTGGTGGAGCTTTCTCCCGTTCCTCGTCTATATCTTCTATCGCATGAACCAGGGCTGGGGACGATGGACCTTCATCCTCTCGTGCTTCCTGCTCGTTCTCGTGTGGCTCTGGGACCACCGGAGGCGTGTCCCGCCGTGGTGGTCGTTCCTCGCCGCGCCGCTCATTGCGATGCTGTTCTTGAAGCTCAGTCACGACCGCATGTTCTTCCGCGCGTGGCTCGCTGGTGAACAATCCTACAACGTGCAGGTGGCGGAGACCTCGCGCGACTGGCGCGTGAAGTGGGACACGCTCGACTTCGCGAACTACGATTTCCTCGTCTACATCGCCACACACGTGCCGCGGAACACCAAATCGCACACCTACGGTGCGCAATATCTGCAGCTCTTCACCGAACCGATTCCACGCAAGCTGTGGAAAGGAAAGCCGATCGGTGCTCCGGTGAAGTTTTACGACTTGAACGACTACGGCAATTTCGTCGGTCTCACGCCTTCGATCATCGGCGACGGCTGGCAGAGCGGCGGTTGGCTGGGAATGCTGCTCACGGTGACCTTCGCAGGAGGCATCTTGGGCGTCGCGTACCGATGGTTCACGCACAATCAAGAGGTCGTACACAAGGCGTGCGCCTTTCTCATTCTCAACGCCATGGTCGTGCAGCTTTTTCGCGACGGGGGAATATCCATCTTCAAGTTCCTCTTCTTCGCACTGGTTCCGCTCTTCGTGTGGCAATTCATCTCGAGCCGGTTCCGAATGGAGACGGAGATAGGCGACGAACGCGAAGCGCTGCGCGAGGCGAGGTTCGCACGTTTCGCGGGAGCCGGCGCCGCACTCGGTGCGTCGACGCAAACCGACGAGCAGGACGGAGAAGACGAGGACGAAAGAGACTACGACGAAGGGGACGACTCCTCCGACGAGGACGACTTCGAAGAAGAAGCAGAAGAGGAAGACGAGGACGATCCGCGCAACCACCGATGAAACGAGCCGTCATCGTCTGGGGAAACTGGGGGCCCTACCACTACGCCCGTTTTCATGCGTTTCGGCGTGCCGCCGCCGAGCGAGATCTCGACGTACGCGGCATCGAGCTGTTTCCGAAGAGTGGGATTTACGAATGGACGAACGCACGCGCGACGGAAGGCATGCACTACCTCGATTTCGGGAGTCGTGAAATGTCGTTTCGACCGTGGTTGCTGACGACCAAGCTCGCGCCCCTCGTGCTCCGCCTGAAACCCGACGTCGCATTCGTGCCTTCGTATTGGCATTGGTCGCTCTTCCTCAACGCCGTTTCGCGTTTGGCCGGAGCGCGCATCGTCATGATGAACGAGAGCCATGCCGGCACCGAGCGCGCCACCGGACTGAAGAAACGCATCAAGAAGTGCATCGTGTCGTCGTTTCACGCGGGCCTCGTCGGTGGCTCTCCGCATCGACGCTACTTCGCCGGGCTCGGCCTGCCGGAGTCGCGCATTTTTCTCGGCTACGACGCCATCGACAACGAGCACTTTCGGCGTGGAGCCGATGCTGCGCGAGCCGCGGAATCCGAGGAGCGACGTCGTCTCGATCTACCATCGAAATACTTCCTCAGTCTCGGACGTTTCGTCGAGAAGAAGAACCTCGCGCGTCTCGTCGAAGCCTACTCGGGGATATCGCCCGCCGCCGGCGGTCTGTTTCACCAACTCGTCTTCGTCGGATCGGGAGAGTTGGAGTCGGAATTGAGGTCGCAATGTGCCACGCTCGGGCTCGCCGTGATCGATCACCGAGCCGACGAATCGGCGAAGCCGAACTACTCCGAGCGCGAGCGCGGCGTGCACTTCTACGGCTTTCGCCAAGTCGACGAGAACCCCGTGTTCTACGCGTTCGCGAGCGCGTTCGTCCTGCCCAGTCTCTATGAGGAATGGGGGCTTGTGGTCAACGAGGCCATGGCGTGCGGCATACCGGTCGTCGTGTCGCGCAACGTGGGCTCCGCGGAGGATCTTGTTACCCACGGCCGCAACGGATTCCTCTTCGAACCCACGGACGTGGTCGCCCTCCGCCGTGCTCTGCAGACACTTGTGAACGATCCCGCAATCGTCGCGAGCATGGGCTGCGAATCCCTTGCACGCATCGGGGATTGGGGCTGCGACCAGTTTGCTCGAGGTGCGCTGGAAGCGAGCGAAACCGCGCTTCGTGTATGAAGTCGATGGATGCGACTCACCTCCACTTCGTGCAGTCGATCGAGCCTCTCCAGGGCGGAGGACTCGGTCGAGCCGCGCTCGAGCTTCACCATGCCTTCGCTCGAGCAGGAGCCAGTTCGAAACTCGTCGCGACCCGCGGAGCGCACGCCCAGGCTGCGGATGACCCTTCGGTCACCGAGTTCATGCGTTCCGGGCCGTCGATGGTTTATTTCGCACCGGATCTGCGCCGGGCTGCCTCGGCACTGGTGAGCACCTCCGAGGTCGTGCACGCGCACGGTCTCTACACCGCGGTCAACTGGACCCTCGGTGCGGCGGCGCGCAAACTCGAGCGACCCCTCGTGTATCACGTGCACGGTTTCTTCGAGCCTTGGATCCTCGACCGGTCCAGGTTGCGCAAGCGCTTGGTCCACGTGCTGTTCGAGAACGCGAACTTCAAACACGCACGACTTTGGCGGGCTCTCACCTCCAAAGAGGCGGACCAAATCCGAGCGCAGGGCATCACAGCACCCGTGGTCGTCGCGGCCAACGGCATCGACCTCTCGGCGCTCGACGTGCGTTCCGAGGCGATCGACAGCTCGGCGCACGCGACAAAGTCCCGTCGCCGCATGCTGTTCCTGGCGCGCCTGCATCCCAAGAAGGGACTCGGTATGCTCGTGCCGGCATGGGCGAAACTCGGCCAAGCCGTGAAGGATTGGGAACTCGTCGTTGCCGGACCCGACGAGCTGGGTCACCTCGCGGAGGTGCAAGCCCTCGTCCGTCGACACGGGCTCGAGGAACGGGTCCGCTTCACCGGCTCGGTCACCGGGACGGAGAAGATCGCGCTGCTTCGGTCCGCGGACGTATTCGTGCTTCCGTCTCATTCGGAGGGCTTCTCCGTCGCGATACTGGAAGCCATGGCGAGTCGCGTCCCGGTCGCGGCCACGTACGCCTGCAACTTCCCCGAACTGGAACACGAAGCCGGTGGATGGCTTTGCGAACCCGACACCGAAGCCGTATCCATGATGTTGTTACGCGCCGTATCCTGCCCGGACGACGAGCTGCGCGCACGCGGGCAAGCCGCGCGACGTCTCGTCGAAACTCGCTTCACTTGGCCGTCGATCTCCAAACTCGTCCTCGATGCCTGTGCCGAACACTGCCGACTCTGACTCGTTTCGCGTCCGCCTCGACCGCTTCGATCCTTCCCGCGGGCTGGATCGAGGACGCTCCAAGGTGTTCGAGAGCCTGTGGTACTTGTGCAAGTGCGCATTCTTCCTCAGCGCGTTGCCGTGGCCCAAGAGTCTGAAGCGCGCCATCTTGCGCGCCTTCGGTGCAGAAGTCGGGCGCGGCGTGGTGATCAAGCCACGCGTCAACATCCACTTCCCGTGGAAGCTCGAACTCGGCGACCATTGCTGGATCGGCGAGGAGTGTTTCATCCTCAACTTCGAGCCGGTGTCCATCGGAGCACATGCTTGTCTCTCTCAACGGAGCATGCTGTGCGGAGGAAATCACGACTTCCGTTCACCCGATTTCGTCTATCGAAACGGTCCCATTCGGGTCGAACGCGGAGCGTGGGTCGGGGCGCAAGTCTTCGTCGGACCGGGCGTGACGATCCACGAGTACGCGGTGGCGACTGCGGGATCGGTCGTTTCGACCGATCTGCCACCCAATCGTGTGTGCACCGGATCTCCGTGCCGCCCCGTCCGCGAGCGATTCCGCGAGGCATCCACGCCGAACACGCTCCCCGAGCGATGAGCACCCGGTCCCCCACTCCATGGGTCTGCGCCCAACTCGGCAGCCGTGAGCACTACGCCGTGCCACGCGTCCTTCGCCGGAGCGGCAGGCTTCGGTTGCTGCTGACCGACTACTGGACGTCGCCGCGCGGAGGCGCGACGCGTCTGGCACCGGGACGGGAGGCCGCAAAGGCCGCGCAGCGATTTCACCCGGACTTGGTCGACGCGACGGTCGAGCACGTCGGCACACGGCGACTCGTATTCGAACTCTGGGCACGCGTGACCCGCCGAACCGGATGGGACACCGTCCTGCGCCGTAACGCTCTCTTTCAGCGTGTCATGCTCGAACGGATACGGCGCAACCACGAATCGCTGTTGTCGGAGAGCCCCGGGGTGTTCTTCGCCTACAGCTACGCCGCGTTGGGACTGTTGCGAAAGTTCAAGGAAGCGGGTTGGAAAACGATCCTCGGACAGATCGATCCGGGAGTTCGCGAAGAGGAAATCGTCGCGGCCGAGCTGGCGCGGCGCCCCGACCTGCCCTCGCGATGGAAGCGTGCACCTGAACACTACTGGCGCGCTTGGCGCGAGGAGTGCGACACGTGCGATCGAATCATGGTCAATTCCGAGTGGTCGCGCGAGGCTCTCGCGCAAGTCGGGATCGCGGAAGGGAAGATCGACGTCGTTCCCCTCG from Opitutales bacterium ASA1 encodes the following:
- a CDS encoding glycosyltransferase family 4 protein translates to MKRAVIVWGNWGPYHYARFHAFRRAAAERDLDVRGIELFPKSGIYEWTNARATEGMHYLDFGSREMSFRPWLLTTKLAPLVLRLKPDVAFVPSYWHWSLFLNAVSRLAGARIVMMNESHAGTERATGLKKRIKKCIVSSFHAGLVGGSPHRRYFAGLGLPESRIFLGYDAIDNEHFRRGADAARAAESEERRRLDLPSKYFLSLGRFVEKKNLARLVEAYSGISPAAGGLFHQLVFVGSGELESELRSQCATLGLAVIDHRADESAKPNYSERERGVHFYGFRQVDENPVFYAFASAFVLPSLYEEWGLVVNEAMACGIPVVVSRNVGSAEDLVTHGRNGFLFEPTDVVALRRALQTLVNDPAIVASMGCESLARIGDWGCDQFARGALEASETALRV
- a CDS encoding glycosyltransferase, encoding MKSMDATHLHFVQSIEPLQGGGLGRAALELHHAFARAGASSKLVATRGAHAQAADDPSVTEFMRSGPSMVYFAPDLRRAASALVSTSEVVHAHGLYTAVNWTLGAAARKLERPLVYHVHGFFEPWILDRSRLRKRLVHVLFENANFKHARLWRALTSKEADQIRAQGITAPVVVAANGIDLSALDVRSEAIDSSAHATKSRRRMLFLARLHPKKGLGMLVPAWAKLGQAVKDWELVVAGPDELGHLAEVQALVRRHGLEERVRFTGSVTGTEKIALLRSADVFVLPSHSEGFSVAILEAMASRVPVAATYACNFPELEHEAGGWLCEPDTEAVSMMLLRAVSCPDDELRARGQAARRLVETRFTWPSISKLVLDACAEHCRL
- a CDS encoding putative colanic acid biosynthesis acetyltransferase: MPVPNTADSDSFRVRLDRFDPSRGLDRGRSKVFESLWYLCKCAFFLSALPWPKSLKRAILRAFGAEVGRGVVIKPRVNIHFPWKLELGDHCWIGEECFILNFEPVSIGAHACLSQRSMLCGGNHDFRSPDFVYRNGPIRVERGAWVGAQVFVGPGVTIHEYAVATAGSVVSTDLPPNRVCTGSPCRPVRERFREASTPNTLPER
- a CDS encoding glycosyltransferase family 4 protein gives rise to the protein MSTRSPTPWVCAQLGSREHYAVPRVLRRSGRLRLLLTDYWTSPRGGATRLAPGREAAKAAQRFHPDLVDATVEHVGTRRLVFELWARVTRRTGWDTVLRRNALFQRVMLERIRRNHESLLSESPGVFFAYSYAALGLLRKFKEAGWKTILGQIDPGVREEEIVAAELARRPDLPSRWKRAPEHYWRAWREECDTCDRIMVNSEWSREALAQVGIAEGKIDVVPLAFETPTMNTPRTLPTRFDHTRPLRVLFLGQLTVRKGVHLAIEAARTMRSLPVHWTFVGPGDVDLPADLLSAPFIRWSGAVSREETARLYRESDVFLLPTLSDGFALTQLEARACGLPVLASRFCGDVVRAGENGMIVDPLDTSGIVRVTTELVRSPERVAAMSRIGPADERFSLEALEARLVEMEERLSRP